One genomic window of Prosthecodimorpha staleyi includes the following:
- the ntrX gene encoding nitrogen assimilation response regulator NtrX, whose protein sequence is MASDILIVDDENDIRELVAGILEDEGHGTRTAGNSDECLAAIEKRRPSLIFLDIWLMGSKLDGLALLDIIKEQHPDLPVVVISGHGNIETAVSAIKRGAYDYIEKPFKADRLVLIAERALEASKLRREVKELRERSGETEDLVGASTIMNQLRQQIERVAPTNSRIMISGPSGAGKELVARLLHRNSLRVNGPFVVLNAAAITPENMETELFGTEPIEGRPRKVGALEEAHGGTLYLDEVADMPRETQNKILRVLVEQSFTRVGGATKVQVDVRIISSTGRDLPREIQEGHFREDLFHRLAVVPLRVPALAERRDDIPSLVHHFMEAISRTSGLPSRKIGEDAMAVLQAHDWPGNIRQLRNNVERLMILTRGDADAVITADLLPSEIGAMLPALPNSTGGEHLMSLPLRDAREIFEREYLVAQINRFGGNISRTAEFVGMERSALHRKLKSLGVN, encoded by the coding sequence ATGGCATCTGACATCCTGATCGTCGACGACGAAAACGACATCCGCGAACTGGTGGCCGGCATCCTGGAGGATGAGGGGCACGGTACGCGGACGGCCGGCAACAGCGACGAATGCCTCGCGGCCATCGAGAAGCGACGTCCGTCGCTGATCTTTCTCGACATCTGGCTGATGGGCTCGAAGCTGGACGGGCTGGCGCTGCTCGACATCATCAAGGAGCAGCATCCGGACTTGCCGGTGGTGGTCATCTCCGGCCACGGCAATATCGAGACCGCCGTCTCGGCGATCAAGCGCGGCGCCTACGACTATATCGAGAAGCCGTTCAAGGCCGATCGGCTGGTCCTGATCGCCGAGCGGGCGCTGGAGGCCTCGAAGCTCAGGCGCGAGGTGAAGGAACTGCGCGAGCGCTCTGGCGAAACGGAGGATCTGGTCGGAGCGTCGACGATCATGAACCAGTTGCGCCAGCAGATCGAGCGCGTCGCGCCGACCAACAGCCGGATCATGATCTCCGGCCCGTCGGGGGCCGGCAAGGAATTGGTCGCCCGGCTGCTGCACCGCAATTCACTGCGCGTCAACGGCCCCTTCGTGGTCCTTAATGCGGCGGCGATCACGCCGGAAAACATGGAGACCGAACTCTTCGGCACCGAGCCGATCGAGGGGCGCCCGCGCAAGGTCGGCGCGCTCGAGGAGGCGCATGGCGGAACGCTCTATCTGGACGAAGTCGCCGACATGCCGCGCGAGACGCAGAACAAGATCCTGCGGGTCCTGGTCGAGCAATCCTTCACCCGGGTCGGCGGCGCCACCAAGGTGCAGGTCGACGTGCGCATCATCTCGTCGACCGGGCGCGATCTGCCGCGCGAGATCCAGGAGGGGCATTTCCGCGAGGATCTGTTCCATCGCCTCGCCGTGGTGCCGCTGCGCGTGCCGGCGCTGGCCGAACGGCGCGACGACATTCCGAGCCTGGTGCACCATTTCATGGAGGCGATCTCGCGCACCAGCGGGTTGCCGAGCCGCAAGATCGGCGAGGATGCCATGGCGGTGCTGCAGGCGCATGACTGGCCCGGCAATATCCGCCAGTTGCGCAACAACGTCGAACGACTGATGATCCTGACCCGCGGCGATGCGGATGCGGTGATCACCGCGGATCTGCTGCCTTCCGAGATCGGCGCCATGCTGCCGGCCCTGCCCAATTCCACCGGCGGCGAACATCTGATGTCGCTGCCGCTCAGGGATGCCCGCGAGATCTTCGAGCGGGAATATCTGGTCGCACAGATCAACCGCTTCGGCGGCAACATCTCGCGCACCGCTGAATTCGTCGGCATGGAGCGTTCCGCGCTGCATCGCAAGCTCAAGTCGCTCGGCGTCAACTGA
- a CDS encoding D-amino-acid transaminase gives MARIAYVNGRYLPMTDASVNVEDRGYQFADGVYEVCEIRKGDLIDETRHLARLEYSLGELRIAMPMGRAALGMVLRQVIRRNRVRNGYVYLQVTRGVAPRDHAFPTRPVRPALVVTVKPLDPALGAAVAEDGIAIITLPDNRWERVDIKTVGLLPNVLAKQAAREAGAREAWFVDADGFVTEGASTNAWIVTGDGVLVTRPADHGILRGITRAVVMETAAAEGLRVEERAFTVEEAKRAREAFVTAATQLVMPVVRIDEATVGNGKPGSIAATLRARFHDHAEAAPVG, from the coding sequence ATGGCCCGCATCGCCTATGTCAACGGCCGCTATCTCCCGATGACCGACGCCTCGGTCAATGTCGAGGACCGCGGCTACCAGTTCGCCGACGGCGTCTATGAGGTCTGCGAGATCCGCAAGGGCGACCTGATCGACGAGACCCGGCACCTGGCCCGGCTGGAATATTCGCTCGGCGAACTCCGCATCGCGATGCCGATGGGCCGGGCGGCGCTCGGCATGGTTCTGCGCCAGGTGATCCGGCGCAACCGCGTCCGCAATGGCTACGTCTATCTGCAGGTCACCCGCGGCGTCGCCCCGCGCGACCATGCCTTCCCGACCCGGCCCGTCCGGCCGGCCCTGGTGGTCACCGTCAAGCCGCTGGACCCGGCCCTCGGCGCAGCCGTGGCGGAGGACGGCATCGCGATCATCACGCTGCCCGACAATCGCTGGGAGCGCGTCGACATCAAGACCGTCGGCCTGCTGCCGAACGTTCTCGCCAAGCAGGCTGCCCGCGAGGCCGGCGCGCGCGAGGCCTGGTTCGTCGATGCGGACGGTTTCGTCACCGAGGGCGCCTCGACCAATGCCTGGATCGTGACCGGCGACGGCGTCCTGGTCACGCGGCCGGCCGACCATGGCATCCTGCGCGGCATCACCCGGGCGGTGGTCATGGAGACCGCGGCAGCCGAGGGGCTCAGGGTCGAGGAGCGCGCCTTCACGGTGGAGGAGGCCAAGCGTGCCCGCGAGGCCTTCGTGACCGCGGCGACGCAGCTGGTGATGCCGGTGGTCCGCATCGACGAGGCGACCGTCGGCAACGGCAAGCCCGGCTCGATCGCCGCGACCTTGCGCGCCCGCTTCCACGACCATGCAGAGGCCGCCCCGGTCGGCTGA
- a CDS encoding GNAT family N-acetyltransferase: MRIAHPGSAGSLSDGELKQIASGMAWLEWVLGRKKERARYLRERLDVERILVGYAGDEPVSILTYRMDGRGPVRFDRQGLVALNGWFAGTLRYAAVMAIGSLRRSDELYVESFRTRPTHRGSGLGSALIALAETEARAAGKRVIRLHVDHENETGLRFYRQRGYRITRTFSLPLVGRYFNHGKVHTMVKTLD, translated from the coding sequence ATGCGTATCGCCCATCCGGGCTCGGCCGGCAGCCTGAGCGACGGCGAGTTGAAACAGATCGCAAGCGGCATGGCCTGGCTGGAGTGGGTGCTCGGACGCAAGAAGGAGCGGGCGCGCTATCTGCGCGAACGGCTGGATGTCGAACGGATCCTGGTCGGCTATGCCGGCGACGAACCGGTGTCGATCCTCACCTACCGCATGGACGGCCGCGGGCCGGTCCGATTCGACCGGCAGGGTCTCGTCGCGCTGAACGGCTGGTTCGCCGGAACGTTGCGCTACGCCGCCGTGATGGCGATCGGAAGCCTGCGCCGGAGCGACGAACTCTATGTGGAGAGCTTCCGGACGCGACCGACCCACCGCGGCAGCGGCCTCGGATCCGCCCTGATCGCTTTGGCGGAGACGGAAGCCCGCGCCGCCGGAAAGCGGGTCATCCGGCTCCATGTCGACCACGAGAACGAGACCGGCCTGCGCTTCTATCGGCAGCGCGGCTACCGGATCACCCGGACCTTCAGCCTGCCGCTGGTCGGCCGCTACTTCAACCACGGCAAGGTCCACACCATGGTCAAGACCCTGGACTGA